The Rathayibacter sp. VKM Ac-2759 genome includes a region encoding these proteins:
- a CDS encoding copper resistance CopC family protein, whose amino-acid sequence MTGRLAGRAAVTAAATLLLALVVAPAAAAHDSVLGSSPSPDEQVTEVTEVSLSFNDTLLDLGGASNAFAIQVLGPDGRYYSGGCVALDGSTVSVPAALGAPGEYEVRWQVVSSDGHPTSDSYTFDYAPDAAAPAAEGAATAARCGTDGESESTTQTPAAASDSGFDAAPVITGLSIGVGAIAVATAITVFVIGRMRRRS is encoded by the coding sequence ATGACCGGTCGCCTCGCCGGGAGGGCCGCGGTCACTGCAGCCGCGACGCTGCTGCTCGCCCTGGTCGTAGCGCCCGCGGCTGCAGCTCACGACTCGGTGCTCGGCAGCAGCCCCTCCCCCGACGAGCAGGTGACGGAGGTGACGGAGGTCTCGTTGTCCTTCAATGACACCCTGCTGGATCTGGGAGGCGCGAGCAACGCGTTCGCGATCCAGGTGCTCGGCCCGGACGGCCGCTACTACTCGGGGGGATGCGTCGCCTTGGACGGGTCCACCGTGTCGGTGCCGGCGGCGCTCGGGGCGCCGGGCGAGTACGAGGTGCGGTGGCAGGTGGTGTCCTCCGACGGTCACCCGACCTCCGACAGCTACACCTTCGACTACGCTCCCGACGCTGCCGCGCCCGCCGCCGAGGGCGCCGCAACGGCTGCCCGCTGCGGAACCGATGGTGAGAGCGAGAGCACCACGCAGACTCCAGCTGCCGCGTCCGATTCGGGGTTCGATGCGGCTCCGGTGATCACGGGGCTGTCCATCGGAGTCGGCGCGATAGCGGTCGCGACGGCGATCACGGTCTTCGTGATCGGCCGGATGCGACGCCGCAGCTGA
- a CDS encoding YcnI family protein, producing MSTRFTLTAVTALSAGIALAVAAPLSASAHISITPNATDPGASENFTFKAVNESETAMTTAVTVSLPTDTPIVSVRYLPTPGWSTSVVESTLPEPVTVGGNEIIEAPTSIVFTADAGSEIQPGQFMQWTVSLGPIPETGSLLLPAVQSYSDGTSVDWVSTAEEVEADTSLKSAPVLYVQDEPAEDDHGGSSTTADSTDSVDATASASGMGAESGLALGLSIAALLLGVVGAAFGAIALFGRKRARG from the coding sequence GTGTCCACACGATTCACTCTCACCGCGGTGACCGCGCTCAGCGCCGGCATCGCCCTTGCAGTAGCCGCCCCGCTCTCCGCGTCCGCGCACATCAGCATCACCCCGAACGCCACCGATCCAGGAGCCTCGGAGAACTTCACGTTCAAAGCCGTGAACGAGTCCGAGACCGCGATGACGACCGCGGTGACCGTGTCCCTCCCGACCGACACTCCGATCGTGTCGGTGCGCTACCTGCCGACCCCGGGGTGGAGTACGTCGGTCGTGGAGAGCACACTCCCGGAACCGGTGACGGTCGGCGGGAACGAGATCATCGAGGCGCCGACCAGCATCGTCTTCACCGCTGATGCGGGGAGCGAGATCCAGCCGGGTCAGTTCATGCAGTGGACCGTCTCGCTGGGCCCGATCCCGGAGACCGGGAGCCTGCTGCTCCCGGCCGTGCAGTCCTACAGCGACGGGACGAGCGTCGACTGGGTCTCGACCGCGGAGGAGGTCGAGGCCGATACCTCGTTGAAGTCCGCCCCTGTGCTCTACGTGCAGGACGAACCGGCTGAAGACGATCACGGCGGATCGAGCACCACCGCCGATTCCACCGATAGCGTCGACGCCACGGCGTCTGCGTCCGGGATGGGTGCTGAGTCGGGCCTGGCCCTCGGGCTGAGCATCGCGGCCCTGCTGCTCGGGGTGGTGGGGGCTGCGTTCGGCGCCATCGCCCTGTTCGGTCGGAAGCGAGCGCGCGGATGA
- a CDS encoding cation-translocating P-type ATPase — MHDEGGEDDEHSDGDELAPWWRDRGVLIPVAAGVLLAVGYLLEWTGFPVAGTIVLAASLLAGASTFVPSAVRRLLRGKLGVSLLMTIAAVGAVLLGHVGEAAALAFLFSIAEALEDRAMDKARDGLRALLDLIPQTATVSRLHGDVTIPARELRELDILVVRPGERVATDGVVVSGRSSLDTSAITGESIPVEVGPGDAVTAGSINGGGALQIEATAAGTDNSLTTIVKLVEQAHARKGDRARLADRIAKPLVPAVLILSAGIALFGVLIGDPGTWTERALVVLVAASPCALAIAVPVTVISAIGSASRFGLIIKSGEAFERLGTVQLVAFDKTGTLTRNSPIVTHVATADGVTRDEVLALAAALEKRSTHPLAAAIVAAAPLHPQADDVVEHPGDGLTGTVDGTPIRVGSPRWVPADALTAQLESMESEGMTAVVVEQADSVLGIIGIRDELKPEAAATIAELKRHHIGALMLTGDNTRTAHALAQQAGISEVRAEQKPDQKAAAIEEFRRHRRVAMIGDGINDAPALATADVGIAMGATGSAAAIESADVAFTGTDLRLIPAALLHARRGRRIMTANLILALGVIIVLFPLALTGVLGLAGVVLVHELAEVVIIANGVRAARRHTPLTPQPALQASSR, encoded by the coding sequence ATGCACGATGAGGGCGGTGAGGATGACGAGCACTCCGACGGGGATGAGCTCGCGCCGTGGTGGCGCGATCGAGGTGTCCTGATCCCGGTCGCGGCCGGAGTTCTGCTCGCGGTCGGCTACCTCCTCGAGTGGACCGGGTTCCCGGTCGCGGGAACGATCGTGCTGGCGGCGAGCCTGCTGGCTGGAGCGTCGACGTTCGTTCCGAGCGCGGTGCGGCGCCTGCTGCGCGGGAAGCTCGGTGTGAGCCTGCTGATGACGATCGCGGCCGTCGGCGCGGTCCTCCTCGGCCACGTCGGAGAGGCCGCCGCCCTGGCCTTCCTGTTCTCCATCGCGGAAGCCCTTGAAGACCGGGCGATGGACAAGGCGCGCGACGGGTTGCGGGCGCTGCTCGATCTGATCCCGCAGACGGCAACCGTCTCCCGTCTGCACGGCGACGTGACCATTCCGGCGCGGGAGCTGCGCGAGCTCGACATCCTCGTCGTCCGTCCGGGTGAGCGGGTGGCAACCGATGGTGTCGTGGTGTCGGGGCGCAGCAGCCTGGACACGTCTGCGATTACCGGCGAGTCGATACCGGTCGAAGTGGGTCCAGGCGACGCCGTTACCGCCGGTTCCATCAACGGGGGCGGTGCTTTGCAGATCGAGGCGACCGCCGCTGGAACCGACAACTCGTTGACGACGATCGTGAAGCTCGTCGAGCAGGCCCACGCACGAAAGGGTGACCGCGCCCGTCTGGCTGATCGCATCGCGAAGCCTCTCGTGCCCGCCGTGTTGATCCTCTCCGCAGGCATCGCCCTGTTCGGTGTCCTGATCGGGGACCCGGGGACGTGGACGGAGCGCGCTCTCGTGGTCCTCGTCGCCGCCTCGCCGTGCGCTCTGGCGATCGCCGTTCCGGTGACCGTCATCTCCGCGATCGGCTCGGCGAGCCGGTTCGGTCTGATCATCAAGTCCGGCGAAGCCTTCGAACGACTGGGCACGGTGCAACTCGTCGCGTTCGACAAGACGGGCACTCTCACCCGCAACAGCCCCATCGTCACTCATGTCGCCACCGCGGACGGCGTCACCCGCGACGAGGTCCTCGCCCTCGCGGCAGCACTGGAGAAACGCAGCACCCATCCCCTCGCTGCGGCGATCGTCGCGGCGGCACCCCTCCACCCTCAGGCAGATGATGTCGTCGAGCATCCTGGAGACGGCCTCACGGGCACTGTCGACGGCACCCCGATCCGGGTGGGAAGCCCGCGCTGGGTGCCCGCCGACGCTCTCACCGCGCAGCTCGAATCGATGGAATCCGAAGGGATGACAGCGGTCGTCGTCGAACAGGCCGATTCGGTTCTGGGCATCATCGGCATCCGAGACGAACTAAAGCCGGAAGCGGCCGCCACCATCGCGGAACTCAAACGTCATCACATCGGCGCCCTGATGCTCACCGGCGACAACACCCGCACCGCGCACGCCCTCGCGCAGCAGGCCGGGATCTCCGAGGTGCGTGCGGAGCAGAAGCCTGACCAGAAGGCCGCGGCGATCGAGGAGTTCCGTCGGCATCGACGAGTCGCGATGATCGGTGACGGGATCAACGACGCGCCCGCGCTGGCGACCGCGGATGTAGGAATCGCGATGGGCGCCACCGGGTCCGCGGCCGCCATCGAATCCGCAGATGTCGCCTTCACCGGCACGGACCTGCGCCTGATCCCCGCCGCGCTGCTCCACGCCAGACGCGGTCGACGCATCATGACCGCGAACCTGATCCTCGCTCTCGGCGTGATCATCGTCCTCTTCCCCCTCGCTCTCACCGGTGTGCTGGGGCTGGCAGGAGTGGTCCTCGTGCACGAGCTGGCGGAGGTCGTCATCATCGCCAACGGAGTGCGCGCGGCCCGCCGCCACACCCCGCTCACTCCACAGCCCGCGCTACAAGCGAGCAGCCGGTGA
- a CDS encoding DUF6804 family protein — translation MALAPGIILAIVLLAGLALVGTEEYIFVLYTVAILAAVMSWFAIQARAWWWLIGLAPMVVLWNPILPFTFLDVIWSSLHLVGIGIAVAAGLIIRVPVND, via the coding sequence ATGGCTCTGGCGCCGGGAATCATCCTCGCGATCGTGCTGCTCGCCGGGCTGGCACTCGTGGGCACCGAGGAGTACATCTTCGTGCTCTACACCGTCGCGATCCTCGCGGCGGTGATGTCGTGGTTCGCGATCCAAGCCCGCGCCTGGTGGTGGCTGATCGGGCTCGCACCGATGGTCGTGCTGTGGAACCCCATCCTCCCCTTCACCTTCCTCGACGTCATCTGGTCGTCACTGCACCTGGTCGGTATCGGCATCGCTGTCGCCGCTGGGCTCATCATCCGCGTGCCCGTCAACGACTGA
- a CDS encoding metalloregulator ArsR/SmtB family transcription factor codes for MLTIASRLDVMNRLGRAMADPTRSRILLSLIEQPGHPGELAEALGLTRSNVSNHLTCLRGCGIVAAIPEGRSTRYEIADPHLSKALMVMLDVVLAVEDGAGCTDENCDVPMCCEVNA; via the coding sequence ATGCTGACTATTGCTTCGCGTCTCGACGTCATGAATCGGTTGGGCCGAGCGATGGCGGATCCCACTCGTTCCCGGATCCTGCTGTCGCTCATCGAGCAGCCGGGTCATCCGGGAGAGCTGGCGGAGGCTCTGGGGTTGACCCGTTCTAACGTGTCGAACCATCTGACGTGTCTGCGTGGGTGCGGAATCGTCGCAGCGATCCCGGAGGGCCGCAGCACGAGATACGAGATCGCGGATCCTCACCTCTCGAAGGCACTGATGGTGATGCTCGACGTCGTACTCGCTGTGGAAGACGGTGCAGGGTGCACGGACGAGAACTGCGACGTCCCGATGTGCTGCGAGGTGAACGCGTGA